The following coding sequences lie in one Melopsittacus undulatus isolate bMelUnd1 chromosome 9, bMelUnd1.mat.Z, whole genome shotgun sequence genomic window:
- the OMD gene encoding osteomodulin: protein MGILSQLSIIHVLWAATVFCQYVDYDFEDEYDDVPDQHPFYFNPSTQDEVPRFPFPVECARECFCPPAFPLSMYCDHRKLKMIPNIPSHVQQLYLQSNDIEAVPAGPFSNVTFLREINLSHNKIKFHMIDHGVFAKLPNLLQIHLQHNELEEFPFPLPSSLERLFLGFNKISQLSGNALEGLPNITMLDLCNNFLDDSVLKGKPFSNMKNLMQLNLCNNKLQTMPPDLPSSLMYLSLENNSISYVPENYFNRLPKIIALRMSRNNLQNIPRNTFNLPNLLELNLGHNKLKQVFYIPRSLQHLYIEDNDIEFINVTLMCPSIDPLNTNQLTYIRVDQNKLTVPISTYAFFCFPHIRTIYYGEQNINANKSTQLRMTVFRRFLTPEEYHEADDDNEIQDHETEEDHEAEDNYFHPYFQ, encoded by the exons ATGGGAATTCTGAGCCAACTATCAATCATTCACGTCCTTTGGGCTGCTACAGTCTTTTGTCAATATGTAGACTATGATTTTGAGGATGAATATGATGACGTGCCAGATCAACacccattttattttaatccaaGTACACAAGATGAAGTTCCTcgctttccttttccagttgAGTGTGCCAGAGAATGCTTTTGTCCACCAGCTTTTCCATTATCAATGTACTGTGATCATCGTAAACTTAAGATGATACCAAATATCCCTAGTCACGTCCAACAACTTTATCTGCAAAGCAATGATATTGAAGCTGTGCCTGCAGGACCATTCTCTAATGTTACCTTCCTAAGAGAAATTAACCTCAGCCATAACAAAATCAAATTTCATATGATCGACCATGGCGTTTTTGCCAAACTTCCAAACTTACTGCAAATTCATTTACAACATAATGAATTAGAAGAATTTCCATTCCCACTCCCTAGCTCTCTAGAGAGACTCTTCCTTGGTTTCAATAAGATTTCTCAGCTATCTGGAAATGCACTGGAAGGATTACCTAACATAACCATGCTTGACCTTTGCAATAACTTTCTTGACGACTCAGTACTCAAAGGAAAACCcttttcaaacatgaaaaatttaATGCAGCTAAACTTATGCAACAATAAATTGCAGACTATGCCCCCTGATCTACCATCATCACTTATGTATCTCTCTCTTGAAAATAACTCAATTTCTTATGTTCCAGAAAACTATTTCAACAGACTTCCGAAAATCATTGCGCTAAGAATGTCTCGCAATAACCTGCAGAACATTCCACGCAACACTTTTAATCTACCCAACCTTCTGGAACTTAATCTTGGACATAACAAATTGAAACAAGTTTTCTATATTCCAAGAAGTTTGCAGCATTTGTATATCGAAGACAATGACATTGAAT TCATAAATGTTACTTTGATGTGTCCATCTATCGATCCACTGAACACCAACCAATTAACCTATATACGAGTGGACCAAAATAAGCTTACAGTTCCAATCAGCAcatatgctttcttttgcttccctCACATTCGAACCATTTATTATGGTGAACAAAATATTAATGCCAACAAATCAACTCAACTAAGAATGACTGTGTTCCGACGATTTTTAACACCAGAAGAATACCATGAAGCAGATGACGACAATGAAATACAGGATCACGAAACTGAAGAAGATCATGAAGCTGAAGACAACTATTTTCATCCATACTTTCAGTGA